From the Maioricimonas rarisocia genome, one window contains:
- a CDS encoding lactonase family protein codes for MIRRVFLVAVAALLAATNLYAAEDGTLRVYYGTKNQSGSQGIYTGTLDLATGTLSSPQLAAEADNPGFLAISHNGRFLYSVANSKEGNWIVAWAIDRDTGTLTELNRQETGGVNPCHVSVGPKDRYVVYANYTGGSCGLMPLADDGSLLPRSSFFQHSGGSGVNEKRQEGPHPHSARTAPGGQLVMVPDLGQDRVRIYRVADDGRSMTPNDPPVATTPPGGGPRHVAFSPDGRWMYVNNEMASSVTMFDLDPSTGVTEAKQTISTLPEDFTGNNSTAEILVHPTGRFVYCSNRGHDSIAAFAIDESTGMLTEIGRTSSGGNTPRNFGITPDGRYVIAANQSSDDVAVLKVDLKTGELSPTGNSIKVPHCICVRFLK; via the coding sequence ATGATACGCCGGGTATTCCTCGTGGCAGTCGCCGCACTGCTTGCGGCAACGAATCTCTACGCAGCGGAGGACGGGACATTGCGCGTTTATTACGGCACCAAGAACCAGTCCGGCAGCCAGGGGATCTACACCGGCACACTCGACCTGGCAACCGGCACACTCTCTTCGCCGCAGCTCGCCGCCGAAGCCGACAACCCCGGCTTCCTCGCCATCAGCCACAACGGGCGGTTTCTGTACTCGGTCGCAAACAGCAAAGAGGGGAACTGGATCGTCGCCTGGGCCATCGACCGCGATACGGGAACGCTTACCGAGCTGAACCGGCAGGAGACCGGCGGCGTCAATCCCTGTCACGTCTCCGTCGGCCCCAAAGATCGCTACGTCGTCTACGCCAACTACACCGGCGGCAGCTGCGGATTGATGCCGCTCGCCGACGATGGCTCGCTCCTGCCGCGCAGCAGCTTCTTCCAGCACAGCGGCGGCAGCGGCGTGAACGAGAAGCGGCAGGAAGGTCCGCATCCCCACTCGGCACGGACGGCCCCGGGCGGCCAGCTCGTCATGGTCCCCGACCTGGGGCAGGACAGGGTGCGGATCTACCGCGTCGCCGACGACGGCCGGAGCATGACACCCAACGATCCGCCGGTTGCCACCACGCCTCCCGGCGGCGGCCCCCGGCACGTCGCGTTCAGCCCCGACGGCCGGTGGATGTACGTCAACAACGAGATGGCTTCGTCGGTCACCATGTTCGACCTCGATCCGTCGACAGGTGTGACCGAGGCGAAGCAGACGATCTCGACGCTGCCGGAGGACTTCACCGGCAACAACTCGACGGCCGAGATCCTGGTGCACCCGACCGGCAGGTTCGTCTACTGCTCGAACCGTGGTCACGACAGCATCGCCGCGTTCGCAATCGACGAGTCCACGGGCATGCTGACGGAGATCGGCCGGACAAGCAGCGGCGGCAATACGCCGCGGAACTTCGGCATCACCCCCGACGGTCGCTACGTTATCGCGGCCAACCAGAGCAGCGATGATGTCGCGGTGCTGAAGGTCGATCTCAAGACTGGAGAACTGTCGCCGACCGGCAACAGCATCAAGGTGCCGCACTGCATCTGCGTGCGTTTTCTGAAGTAG